A stretch of Rhodoferax potami DNA encodes these proteins:
- a CDS encoding LysR family transcriptional regulator: MDRLTAMQVFVEVAQSGSFSATADKMDMSRAMVTRYVGELEQWLGARLLQRTTRSVTLTDAGESCLRRSQQMLALMENVEEETSRHDGALRGQLRVTCSMSFAYAEMAAAIADFLALYPQLKIDLNASEGALNLVEARIDLAIRISAEPDPALIGRVLAPCASVLVASPSYLAKHGTPQLPSDLQAHRCLSYANFGKSVWKLQRGEEHAEVHVGSHFSANEATALMRAALAGGGVAMQPTYLASPHLHDGSLQQVLPQWQLPMMSIYALYPSRKHLSPAVRALLDFLAERFASEPWKLQR; encoded by the coding sequence ATGGACCGTTTAACTGCCATGCAAGTGTTTGTGGAGGTGGCGCAGAGTGGCAGCTTCAGCGCCACGGCCGACAAGATGGACATGTCCCGCGCCATGGTGACGCGCTATGTGGGCGAGCTGGAGCAGTGGCTGGGTGCACGCCTCTTGCAGCGCACTACCCGCAGCGTCACGCTCACCGACGCCGGCGAGAGTTGCCTGCGCCGCAGCCAGCAGATGCTGGCGCTCATGGAAAACGTGGAAGAAGAAACCAGCCGCCACGACGGCGCGCTGCGCGGGCAACTGCGGGTGACCTGCAGCATGTCGTTTGCCTATGCGGAAATGGCGGCGGCAATTGCCGATTTTCTGGCGCTCTACCCGCAGCTCAAGATCGATCTCAATGCCAGCGAAGGCGCACTCAATCTGGTGGAGGCGCGCATCGACTTGGCCATTCGCATCAGCGCCGAGCCGGACCCGGCGCTCATCGGCCGTGTGCTGGCGCCGTGTGCCTCGGTGCTGGTGGCTTCGCCCAGTTACTTGGCAAAACACGGCACGCCGCAGCTACCCTCAGACCTGCAGGCCCACCGCTGCCTGAGCTATGCCAATTTCGGCAAAAGTGTGTGGAAGCTGCAGCGCGGCGAGGAGCATGCTGAGGTGCATGTGGGCAGCCACTTCAGCGCCAATGAGGCCACCGCCTTGATGCGGGCTGCGCTCGCGGGTGGCGGTGTGGCCATGCAACCCACGTACCTGGCAAGCCCCCACCTGCATGATGGCAGCTTGCAACAGGTGCTGCCGCAGTGGCAGCTGCCCATGATGTCCATCTACGCGCTCTACCCCTCACGCAAGCACCTCTCGCCGGCAGTGCGGGCTTTGCTGGACTTTCTGGCGGAGCGTTTTGCGAGCGAGCCTTGGAAGCTGCAGCGCTGA
- a CDS encoding sensor histidine kinase translates to MNDNQILSTFHELTPTVPAAQPAPVLVFDACHIGVVLRAVLFVEVSLAVVCMYGATSLWDWVARVALVTGAALPGTLAWLLSACIAKRWLGAMPRAAQYALAITLGGVAGLYGCGLLALTGLLESPPWVSSLFSGAVLSSLLVAALVMRAKGRTPADTAARLAELQSRIRPHFLFNTLNSAIALVRAEPAKAEALLEDLSDLFRHALKDPSSSVTLGEELTLAQRYLAIEQVRFGERLRVQWDLDPRADRAQLPPLILQPLVENAVCHGVEPSPVGADIKISTRCKGTVVVIKVTNSVPAGQGARGHGLALNNVQERLALLHDVQGQFKSGLIDGVYQVRMEVPL, encoded by the coding sequence ATGAACGACAACCAAATATTATCGACGTTCCACGAACTCACCCCAACGGTGCCGGCTGCGCAACCTGCGCCGGTGCTGGTGTTTGATGCCTGCCACATCGGTGTGGTGCTGCGCGCGGTGTTGTTTGTGGAAGTGTCGCTTGCGGTGGTCTGTATGTATGGCGCGACCAGCCTGTGGGATTGGGTGGCTCGCGTAGCGCTGGTTACCGGCGCCGCACTGCCGGGCACCTTGGCATGGTTGCTATCGGCCTGTATTGCCAAGCGCTGGTTGGGCGCCATGCCCCGGGCAGCGCAGTACGCGTTGGCAATTACGCTAGGTGGTGTAGCCGGTTTGTATGGCTGCGGGCTACTCGCTTTGACGGGCCTGCTGGAGAGTCCGCCCTGGGTGTCCAGTCTGTTCTCCGGGGCCGTGTTGTCCAGCTTGCTGGTGGCGGCACTGGTGATGCGCGCCAAAGGCCGCACCCCGGCCGATACCGCGGCCCGCCTGGCGGAGCTGCAGTCGCGCATCCGGCCGCATTTTTTGTTTAACACCCTCAATAGCGCGATTGCGCTGGTACGCGCCGAGCCTGCCAAGGCCGAAGCCTTGTTGGAAGACTTGAGTGACCTGTTCCGCCATGCACTCAAAGACCCGAGCAGCTCGGTCACTTTGGGCGAAGAGTTGACGCTGGCACAGCGCTACCTTGCGATTGAGCAAGTCCGGTTTGGCGAGCGCCTGCGGGTGCAATGGGATTTGGACCCGCGGGCAGATCGCGCCCAATTGCCGCCGCTGATTTTGCAACCGCTGGTGGAAAATGCGGTTTGCCACGGCGTGGAGCCGAGCCCTGTGGGCGCTGATATCAAGATATCGACCCGTTGCAAGGGGACGGTGGTGGTGATCAAGGTCACCAATTCGGTACCCGCCGGGCAGGGCGCGCGCGGCCACGGCCTGGCACTGAACAATGTGCAGGAGCGCCTGGCTTTGTTGCATGATGTGCAGGGCCAGTTTAAAAGCGGCCTGATAGACGGGGTGTACCAAGTGCGTATGGAGGTGCCTTTATGA
- a CDS encoding threonine aldolase family protein produces the protein MTTLPTSLSTVAPGHYLQFASDNTSGICPEAMEAFMAANTGFAASYGNDDATRLACDRIREVFEADAEVFFVFNGTAANSIALASLCQSYQAVICSDTAHVETDECGAPEFFSNGSKLLSAPHRHGKLTSAGVLEVITRRTDVHYPRPKVVTLTQSTEMGSIYQKGEISGISRIAQEHGLKVHMDGARFANAVAALNVAPADITWRAGVDVLCFGGTKMGLPIGEAIVFFDRKLGEEFSYRCKQAGQLASKMRYLSAPWLAMLTDGTWLRHAAHANAMAHRLSERIAGIAGAELLLPTEVNGVFVNLPEPAIARLKASGWTFYTFIGGGARFMCSWATTEEAVDHLADDLERVLAG, from the coding sequence ATGACCACTTTGCCTACCTCCTTGTCCACCGTTGCACCCGGCCACTATTTGCAATTCGCCAGCGACAACACCTCCGGCATCTGCCCCGAGGCCATGGAGGCGTTCATGGCGGCCAACACCGGCTTTGCAGCGTCTTATGGCAATGACGACGCCACGCGCTTGGCCTGCGACCGCATCCGCGAGGTGTTTGAGGCGGACGCCGAGGTGTTCTTTGTGTTCAATGGCACAGCGGCCAATTCGATCGCGCTGGCCTCCTTGTGTCAGTCTTACCAGGCCGTCATTTGCAGCGATACCGCGCACGTGGAGACCGATGAGTGCGGTGCGCCCGAGTTTTTCTCCAATGGCTCCAAGCTGCTCTCCGCCCCGCACCGCCACGGCAAGCTCACCTCGGCCGGCGTGCTGGAAGTCATCACCCGCCGCACCGATGTGCATTACCCGCGGCCCAAGGTGGTCACGCTCACCCAGTCCACTGAGATGGGCTCGATTTACCAAAAGGGCGAGATCAGCGGCATCAGCCGCATCGCGCAGGAGCACGGCCTGAAGGTGCACATGGACGGTGCCCGCTTTGCCAACGCCGTGGCCGCCCTCAATGTGGCACCGGCCGACATCACCTGGCGCGCTGGGGTGGACGTGCTGTGTTTTGGCGGCACGAAAATGGGCCTGCCGATTGGCGAGGCGATTGTGTTTTTTGACCGCAAGCTGGGGGAAGAGTTTTCCTACCGCTGCAAGCAGGCCGGGCAGCTGGCCTCAAAAATGCGCTACCTCTCAGCCCCCTGGCTGGCCATGTTGACCGACGGCACTTGGCTGCGCCACGCCGCCCACGCCAACGCCATGGCGCACCGCCTCTCAGAGCGTATTGCCGGCATTGCCGGGGCCGAGTTGCTGCTGCCCACTGAAGTGAACGGCGTGTTCGTCAACTTGCCCGAGCCCGCCATTGCCCGTCTCAAGGCATCGGGCTGGACCTTCTACACCTTCATCGGCGGCGGTGCCCGCTTTATGTGTTCTTGGGCTACCACTGAAGAAGCTGTCGATCATCTGGCGGACGATTTGGAGCGGGTGTTGGCGGGCTGA
- the nudK gene encoding GDP-mannose pyrophosphatase NudK: MQNNVRVIEEKVLSNNWYLLKTTTFDLLRRDGTWQRQQRETYDRGNGATILLYNRAKQTIILTRQFRFPTFVNGSPDGMLVEACAGLLDQDDPVTCIRREAEEETGYQIKDVRKVFEAYMSPGSVTERLYFFVGEYADSDKVSEGGGHHHEGEDIEVLELGLDEALAQVAAGTICDGKTIMLLQYAKLHGLMAS, from the coding sequence ATGCAAAACAACGTGCGCGTGATTGAAGAAAAGGTGCTGTCCAACAACTGGTACCTGTTGAAGACCACGACTTTTGACCTCTTGCGCCGAGACGGCACTTGGCAGCGCCAGCAGCGCGAGACCTATGACCGGGGCAATGGCGCCACCATCCTGCTCTACAACCGCGCAAAGCAAACGATCATCCTGACCCGGCAGTTCCGGTTTCCCACCTTTGTGAACGGTTCGCCGGATGGCATGTTGGTGGAGGCATGTGCGGGCCTGCTGGACCAGGATGATCCTGTCACCTGCATCCGCCGCGAGGCCGAGGAAGAAACCGGCTACCAGATCAAGGATGTTCGCAAGGTGTTTGAGGCCTACATGAGCCCCGGCTCTGTGACTGAGCGCCTGTACTTCTTTGTGGGTGAATATGCCGACAGCGACAAGGTGTCCGAGGGCGGCGGGCACCACCACGAGGGTGAAGACATTGAGGTGCTGGAGCTCGGCCTGGACGAGGCCCTGGCACAGGTGGCCGCAGGCACCATCTGCGATGGCAAGACCATCATGCTCCTGCAATACGCCAAGCTGCATGGCTTGATGGCGTCCTGA
- a CDS encoding helix-turn-helix domain-containing protein yields the protein MAQVPHPTPLVDGPPAVGSKLQDARKAQQLSLDELSKRAGVSKSMLSEVERNQANPTVGVLWRLATALGISLTDLLGNTTADKATPTVELVPAHTIPVTTSPDGKCTLRILGPIALAGRVEWYELAVEPGGVLASEPHEVGAKEHLSVLSGSLTVQAADSSKVLKAGDSARYAVDVQHAISNTGKGMAKAVLVVEHLG from the coding sequence ATGGCGCAAGTCCCCCACCCTACCCCCTTGGTCGACGGCCCCCCAGCCGTAGGCTCCAAACTGCAAGACGCCCGCAAGGCGCAACAGCTCTCGCTGGACGAGCTCTCCAAACGTGCAGGGGTCTCCAAGTCCATGCTGTCTGAGGTGGAGCGCAACCAGGCCAACCCCACAGTCGGCGTGCTCTGGCGTCTGGCCACGGCACTGGGCATCAGCCTCACTGACCTGCTGGGCAACACCACTGCAGACAAGGCCACGCCCACGGTGGAGCTGGTGCCAGCCCACACCATTCCCGTCACTACCAGCCCGGACGGCAAGTGCACCCTGCGCATCCTGGGGCCCATCGCCTTGGCGGGCCGGGTGGAGTGGTACGAGTTAGCCGTGGAGCCCGGCGGCGTGCTGGCCTCCGAGCCGCACGAGGTGGGCGCGAAAGAGCACCTCTCGGTGCTCAGCGGCAGCCTCACGGTACAGGCGGCCGACAGCAGCAAGGTGCTCAAGGCAGGCGACAGCGCGCGCTATGCGGTGGACGTACAGCACGCCATCAGCAACACCGGCAAAGGCATGGCCAAGGCGGTACTGGTGGTGGAGCACCTGGGCTGA
- the argH gene encoding argininosuccinate lyase, which yields MSQNQFDKKSQAWSALFSEPMSDLVKRYTSSVFFDKRLWQADITGSLAHAEMLAAQGIISADDHASIQKGMAQIWGEIESGAFEWKLDLEDVHLNIEARLTQLVGDAGKRLHTGRSRNDQVATDVRLWLRGEIDLIGELLVDLQKSLVDVAEANAEVILPGFTHLQVAQPVSFGHHMLAYVEMFSRDAERFSEVRRRTNRLPLGSAALAGTSYPLDRERVAKTLAMDGVCQNSLDAVSDRDFAIEFTSAASLTMIHISRMSEELIIWMSQNFGFIKIADRFTTGSSIMPQKKNPDVPELARGKTGRVVGHLMGLITLMKGQPLAYNKDNQEDKEPLFDTVDTLKDTLRIFSEMIGGQVNAATGKKDGGISVNTEAMERAALKGYATATDLADYLVKKGLPFRDAHETVAHAVKAAQSHACDLSELPLEVLQGFHASIEKDVYECLSLRGSLNARNILGGTAPAQVRAQVARHRSRLG from the coding sequence ATGTCACAAAACCAATTCGATAAAAAGTCCCAAGCGTGGTCCGCGCTGTTTTCCGAGCCCATGAGCGACTTGGTCAAGCGCTACACCTCCAGCGTGTTTTTCGACAAGCGCCTCTGGCAAGCCGACATCACCGGCAGCTTGGCGCACGCCGAAATGCTGGCCGCCCAAGGCATCATCAGCGCTGATGACCATGCCTCCATCCAAAAGGGCATGGCGCAAATCTGGGGCGAGATCGAATCCGGCGCCTTTGAATGGAAGCTGGACCTGGAAGACGTGCACCTCAACATCGAGGCACGCCTGACCCAACTGGTGGGCGACGCCGGCAAACGCCTGCACACAGGCCGCAGCCGCAACGACCAGGTCGCCACCGACGTGCGCCTATGGCTGCGCGGCGAAATCGATTTGATCGGCGAGCTGCTGGTAGACCTGCAAAAGTCGCTGGTCGATGTGGCCGAAGCCAATGCCGAAGTCATCTTGCCCGGCTTCACCCACCTGCAAGTGGCACAGCCGGTGAGCTTTGGCCACCACATGCTGGCCTATGTGGAAATGTTCAGCCGCGATGCTGAGCGCTTCAGCGAAGTGCGCCGCCGCACCAACCGCCTGCCGCTGGGCAGCGCCGCTTTGGCCGGCACCAGCTACCCGCTGGACCGCGAGCGCGTGGCCAAGACACTGGCGATGGACGGCGTGTGCCAGAACAGCCTGGACGCCGTGAGCGACCGCGACTTTGCTATCGAGTTCACCAGCGCTGCCAGCCTGACCATGATCCACATCAGCCGCATGAGCGAGGAGCTGATCATCTGGATGAGCCAGAACTTCGGCTTCATCAAAATTGCCGACCGCTTCACCACCGGCTCGTCGATCATGCCGCAGAAGAAAAACCCCGACGTGCCCGAACTGGCACGCGGCAAAACCGGCCGCGTGGTCGGCCACCTGATGGGCCTGATCACCCTGATGAAGGGCCAGCCATTGGCCTACAACAAAGACAACCAGGAAGACAAGGAACCGCTGTTCGACACGGTGGACACCCTGAAGGACACCCTGCGCATCTTCTCTGAGATGATTGGCGGCCAGGTGAATGCAGCGACCGGAAAAAAAGACGGCGGCATCAGCGTGAATACCGAAGCCATGGAGCGTGCTGCCCTCAAAGGCTACGCCACCGCCACCGACCTGGCGGACTACTTGGTGAAAAAGGGCCTGCCCTTCCGCGATGCGCACGAGACTGTGGCCCACGCCGTGAAGGCCGCTCAGTCCCATGCATGCGATCTGTCCGAGCTGCCACTCGAAGTGCTGCAAGGCTTCCACGCCAGCATCGAGAAAGATGTGTACGAGTGCCTGAGCCTGCGTGGCTCGCTCAACGCCCGCAATATTTTGGGCGGTACAGCTCCGGCGCAGGTACGGGCGCAAGTGGCGCGGCATCGCAGCCGCTTGGGCTGA
- a CDS encoding MBL fold metallo-hydrolase: MIRTTVIAASLAIAFTSLSGAANAQQPLTVKVYNADGNSFNVNSTLVYGQKDAIVIDAGFTRADALRIAANVLDSGKQLTTIYVSQADPDYYFGVEALKEVFPQADVVTTPAVLGKLAPKLAGKVAFWGPKMGANAPRKPMVPRALEGNTLTLEGQTIEIRGTQGLLAHRPYAWIPSIKAVVGNIGVFGNMHVWTADTQTAAERAAWVAQLDEMAALKPELVIPGHMKAGTKVDASTIAFTKDYLQTFEKNLAANKTSATLIPAMKQAYPALTDGGLSLDIGAKVNTGEMKW, encoded by the coding sequence ATGATCCGCACTACCGTTATCGCCGCATCGCTGGCCATCGCGTTTACCTCACTGTCTGGGGCAGCAAATGCTCAGCAGCCACTCACCGTCAAGGTGTACAACGCCGACGGCAACAGCTTCAACGTCAATTCCACGCTGGTTTATGGCCAGAAAGACGCCATCGTCATTGACGCCGGTTTCACCCGTGCCGACGCCTTGCGCATCGCTGCCAACGTGCTCGACAGTGGCAAGCAACTCACCACCATCTACGTGAGCCAAGCAGACCCCGACTACTACTTCGGCGTGGAAGCCCTGAAAGAAGTGTTCCCCCAAGCCGACGTGGTGACCACACCCGCCGTGCTGGGCAAACTGGCTCCCAAGCTGGCTGGCAAGGTCGCGTTCTGGGGCCCCAAAATGGGTGCCAATGCACCCCGCAAGCCCATGGTGCCCCGCGCGCTGGAAGGCAACACCCTGACGCTGGAAGGCCAGACCATCGAGATCCGCGGCACCCAAGGACTGCTGGCACACCGCCCCTATGCCTGGATTCCGTCCATTAAGGCAGTTGTGGGCAACATCGGCGTGTTCGGCAACATGCACGTCTGGACCGCTGACACACAAACCGCTGCAGAGCGCGCCGCATGGGTAGCCCAGCTGGACGAAATGGCCGCTTTGAAGCCTGAACTGGTGATTCCCGGCCACATGAAGGCAGGTACCAAGGTAGACGCAAGCACCATTGCCTTCACCAAAGACTATCTGCAGACTTTCGAGAAAAACCTCGCTGCCAACAAGACCAGCGCCACCTTGATCCCCGCCATGAAGCAGGCCTACCCTGCCCTGACGGACGGTGGCCTGTCGCTGGACATCGGCGCCAAGGTCAACACCGGCGAAATGAAGTGGTAA
- a CDS encoding LytR/AlgR family response regulator transcription factor, with the protein MTAMQPDNPLRIMLVDDEPLARARLRTLLGDCNDPAVHVAAEAPNAEVAAPLLREHPVDVVLLDIRMPGDSGLKLASTLRSLQSPPAIVFVTAHAEHAVAAFDLEAVDYLTKPVRLERLQLALQKAERYVQANRGLQANLATEEVLVIQERNRTERVPLSRVLYFKAELKYITVRTANRSYILDGALSDLEEKFGQQFIRIHRNALVARKMVRSLEKHFDAEEGEGWAVRLQGLDELLSVSRRQLSTVRGVLSQ; encoded by the coding sequence ATGACTGCAATGCAGCCTGACAACCCTCTGAGGATCATGCTGGTGGATGACGAGCCTTTGGCGCGGGCGCGCTTGCGCACGCTGCTGGGCGACTGCAACGACCCGGCGGTTCACGTGGCAGCAGAGGCACCCAATGCAGAAGTTGCAGCGCCCTTGCTGCGCGAACACCCGGTAGATGTGGTGCTGCTGGACATCCGCATGCCGGGTGACAGTGGCTTGAAACTGGCCAGCACCTTGCGCAGTTTGCAAAGCCCCCCGGCGATCGTGTTTGTGACTGCCCATGCCGAACACGCGGTAGCCGCGTTTGACCTCGAAGCGGTGGATTACCTGACCAAGCCGGTCCGCCTGGAGCGCCTGCAGCTTGCGCTACAAAAAGCAGAGCGATACGTGCAGGCCAATAGAGGGCTGCAAGCCAATTTGGCCACTGAAGAAGTGCTGGTGATTCAGGAGCGCAACCGCACCGAGCGGGTGCCTCTGTCGCGGGTGCTGTATTTCAAGGCTGAGCTCAAGTACATCACGGTGCGTACCGCTAACCGAAGCTACATCCTGGACGGGGCGCTCAGCGACCTTGAAGAGAAGTTTGGTCAACAATTCATCCGCATCCACCGCAATGCCTTGGTCGCCCGCAAAATGGTGCGGTCCTTGGAGAAGCACTTTGATGCCGAAGAGGGCGAAGGTTGGGCGGTGCGGTTGCAGGGGCTAGATGAGCTGCTGTCCGTATCGCGCAGGCAATT